DNA sequence from the Nesterenkonia lutea genome:
CACCACGGGCGTGACTTGTCGCTGTAATGCCCGAGCGGCAGCGTCCAGGCCAGCGATGGCCGCGCGCAATGCGGCTGCGGACTCCTGCGCGGAGGCCACAGCGCGTGCCTGCAGCTGTTCGCGCTGTTGCCGGGCCGCCTCGCTTGCGGCCCTCATCCCGGCGGCATAGCCTGCTGCGTAGCCGTGGGTCCTGGCTCCTGCGTAGGCGGCCTCGGTGGCCTTCGGATGTCCGTAGGCTCCGAAGTCCAGCAGGTGCACCTCGGAAGTCTCGGCCGGGCAGGAGGCCTCAGCCGGGAAGGTGGTATCAGACGACAAGGGTGTCCTCCTCCTCCACACGCTGGATCGTGATGGCGCCCTCGTGCTCAAGTTCTCGAATCACCCGGACGATGTCCGCGCGCGCGTCGTCGACCTGGGACATGCGCACCGGTCCCAGCGTGCGCATCTCGTGGTCGAGGATCTCGCGGGTCCGTTCGGTGATGTTCTCCCGGGCGACCCCAGCGACGTTCTCCGGCGCGCCTTTCAGCGCCAGTGCCAGGCTCGAGGGATCGATCCCTCGCAACACCCGCTGGACGTCCCTGGGGTCGAAGCGCACCAGGTCGGCGAAGGTCAGCATGCGGGACTTGACCTCCTCGGCGAGCTCCTGGTCCTTGACGGACAGCGAATCCAGCAGCTCTCGCTCCACAGCCACGCTGGAACGGTTGATGATCTCCACCAGCGGATCGATCCCGCCCACAGCTGACATCGGCTCGCTCGGCGCCGCGGCGGCCCCCATCCTGGTCCTCAGGACATCGGCCACGGTCCGCACGGCATCGGGAGCGGCAGGTCCCATTGTCGCCAGACAGGTGGCCACGTCGGCGCGTCTGTCTGGCTCCACCCCAGCGAGCACGGCCGAGGCCATATCCGGTTTCAGATGGGCCAGCACCAGGGCCACTGTCTGGGGCAGCTCGTCATCGAGCAGGACGGCGATGTGCTGTGCGTCCACGGCTTCCAAGAAGTCGAAGGACTTCCCCGCCATGGAGGAGGCCAGCCGGTTCATCACCGCGTCGGCCTGTTCGCTGCCGTAGGTGTCGTTGAGCAGCCCGGCGGCGAAGTCGCGTCCTCCGCGCGCCAGCGGCGCCCCGGAGGTGATGGCGGCGAAGACCTCGGTCATGACCTCTTCGGCGATGTTCCGGTCGACACGACGCAGCCTGACGATCTCCGCGATCACCTCATCAGCCTCAAACTCGGAGAAGTGACGCAGCACCTCCGAGGCTTGGGCACGCTCCATCTGCATCAGCACCAGGGCGACCTTCTGTGTCCCGGTGAGAGACTCAGCGGAGTTCAAGGAGGGGCTCATACTCGGCTGTCCTCCATCAAAGCCCGCAGGTGTTCAGCCATACGAGCTGGATCCTGGGTGGCCAGACCGTTGAGTTCGGCGCGCTTGCTGTTCGCCTGTTGCTGTGGGTCCCATTCGGCGAGCTGCGCATCGGCGGGGTCGGCGCCTACGCGCGGGATGGTGGCCGTGGCGTAGTCTCCCGGTGCCTCAAGTGCAGATGACTCTGGCTCCTCGGTGGGCTCCAGGGCTGCCATCCTTCCGGCGGTGAGCTCACCGGTCGGGAAGGGCTCGCCGAGGTCCACCAGTTCACGGGAATGGCGACTGCGCCGCATGAACAGCGCGATGGCAAGGATGAGGACGAGCAGCAGCACGGCGGCACCGCCGATTGCGATCGCCTGCAGCCAGGCTGCGCGGCGTTCGGCTTCCTCTGCGGCCTCGGCGGCGGCGAGGGCTTCGGCTGCGGCGTCGGCGTCAGCGGTGCTGAAGGGCACCACGGAGACGCTGACCTCATCGCCGCGGGCCGCGTCGATTCCTGCGGCATCGCTGACCATGGTGGTCAGATCGGCGACGTTGAGTCCTGCCGCGGCCGCTGCGTCCACGGCCACGGAGACTGACTGGTTGGTCAGCTCCCCCGCGGGAATGGACCGGTTCTCGGTCACCTTGTTCACCGCATTGCTGCGGTCCGCCTCCTCCGCACTGTAGGTGCCTTCCCCGGCCTGGTCATTGGGCACCGCGATGTTGTCCGGGCCCAGCACCCCGGCCGCCCCGCCTCCGGTGCCGGTGTACTCCTCGGTGCGTGTGGATTCACTCAGCGCCGGAGCGTCCTGGGGCTCCTCGAAGGCCTCCTCGAGCCGCTCGGCGGATTCCATCGAGAGCTCCGCCGCCACGGCGACTGTGGCGTTGCCGCGACCCACGACCTGCTCGAGCATCGTCTGCACGGCAGTGGTGACCCGTTCCTCGTAATCGCTGGCCTGCTGAGTGCTGCCACCGGCTGCGCCGACTCCGACGGCGGAGAGCAGCGTGCCCTCCGCGTCGACCAGGGACACGTTGTCCGGCTTCAGGCCATCCACGGCTGCGGCCACGAGGTGCACCACGGACTGGATCTGGTCGTCGCCGAAGGTGGAGCCTGGGGCCTGCTGGACGAAGATCGAGGCGGTCGGATCCTGAGCCGAGTCCACGAAGACCGTCTCCTCGGGGATGGCCAGGGTGACCGAGGCCTGCTCCACGGCGTCGAGGGCCTCAATGGTGCCGGCGAGCTCGCCCTCCAGGGCACGTTTATAGGTGACGTTCTGCTGGAACTCGCTGGAGGTCACCCCCATCTCGTCGAGCAGCGAATACCCGCCCTTGGTGGCATTGGGCAGACCGTCGGCTGCCGCGTTGAGCCGAGCATCGTAGACCTGAGCCTCAGGGACCATCACGGAGGTGCCTCCCCCAGTGAGCTCATAGGGAACGCCATCGGCGCGCAGCTGTTCGACGATCGCGGAGGCGTCCGCCGGGTCCAGCCCGCTGTAGAGCGGGGCCATGCGCGGCTGCGTCATATAGGTGCTCAGCGCGAACCCGCCGAGGACGAGGACGGCAACGCCGATGATGGCGATGGTGCGCTGCGCCACAGTGAATTCGCGCAGCCGCTGACCGAGGCGGGCGAGCGGCGCCGGAACCTGCGCCATCAGGCCTGCATCCGCATGATCTCGTTGAACGCCTCGACACCGCGGTTGCGCACGGTGGCGACGAGTTCAAGCGCCACGGATGCTCGAGAGGAGGCCAGCGTGGCCTCATGCATGTCGGTGAGGTCGCCGGTCAGCGCCTTGACCCCGAGCTCCCGGGAGGTCGATTGCATGGATTGGACCTCGTCCATGGCTCCGCCCAGCGTCGCGGCGAAGTCACCCTGCGGGCCCTCGACGCGCTGGGGCTGTCCGGAGAGTCCGGGTGACGCGGCCGCGGGGACATATCCCGTGCCGGACACGGCGGCGACCCCTGCAGCGGGGGCGATGCCTTCGATCATCGGTTCTGTCCGATCTGCAGTGCGGCCTGGTACGTCTCTTTGGCGCGGTCGACCACCGCGGCGTTCATCTGATATCCGCGCTGCGCCATGATCAGGCTGCCCATCTGTTCAGCCATGTCGATGTCCGGGTAGCGCACGTAGCCGTCCTCATCGGCCAGCGGGTGGTTCGGCTCGTGCACCGTGCGACCTTCGGCGTCGCCGTACTCGACACCGGCGACGTGCACTCCCTGCCCAGCAGTGTCGGCCTGCGCACTGACATAGCGCGCCTGAAAGGCCGCCTCGTCGGTGGTCCGCACGGTGTTGACGTTGGCGATGTTGTCCGAGACGGAGTCCAGCCATTTGCGGTGGACAGTGAGTGCTGTGCCGGCGATTCCGATCGCATCCAGGGCCATCAGTTGCTCCTCAGGGCGGTGCGCATGCTGTCGAACTGGCCGCCGGCGGCCTGGGCGGCGAACTGGAAGCGCAGGACCGTGTCGATGTTGGCCAGCGTCTCGGTGTCGAGGTTGACGTTGCTGCCGTTGAGGCGTGTGGGCTCGAGGGAGCGGGCTTCGGAGGCGTTCACCTGGCCGTCACCTGCGCGCACCGAGGTGGCCAGCGCATCTTCAAAGGCGACGCGGCGGGACTGATAGCCGGGGGTGTTCGCATTCGCGATGTTGTCGGCGATGGCGCGCTGGCGCAGGGCCAGACCGTCCAGAGCGCTGGAGAACGCGCGCGAGGTCACTGAATCAAACACTGCTCCCCCTCAGGGCACCTTGAATCGACAGCGGCCGATCCGTGGCCTCAGAGGTCGAGCAATCCTTGCTCACTGCACACTTTCGGCAGGCTCAAGGGATGCGTTAGGCGGATGCAATGAAGTTTTTCAGGGAATGTGGAGGCGGCTCCCACGTCCGAATTCAGCCACTCGTGTCGAGGTACCGCGCCTCTCCCGAATCGCGCGGGGGAACCTGCCGCAGAGCGTTGAGCTGACGGCCGACATCGTGCCGCGCCGCTCGGGCGCGGGCGCTGGCCTGGGCCAGAGACTCCAGGACGGCCTCGGCGCGACTCTCCAGTGCTTGCGGCAGCGGGCCGGCGTCAGGGGCCTCGGGGGCCAGGACCTCTTCGTGTCGCCGGCCGGGGTCTGCGGGAACATCTGGCTGCGCTGTGGATTCGGCCACCTGACGAGCCCAGGTCTCTAGCCTCGTCAGATAGAGCTCCCAGTCCAGGACGTTCCGCGCAGGGCTCTCCGAGTCCGGATCGGCTGGCGGGCGGCTAGCCGACACCGAGGACCCCGCGGGACGCGGCGACCGGTTCCGCAGCTCGGGCCGTCTCGGCGGCCTCATGCCAGGTGGCGCGCAGCGGCTCGAGAATCTCGATGATGCTCCGCGTCTTCAGCGGGTCTCTTCGGGTGTTTGCGGCGATGAGCTCTGCGGTCGCGAATGCGTAAAGAGCTTGGAGCTCACGACCGCCTTCCCAGACCTCGGTGTCCAGCGAGGAGGTGAGCTCGGCGAGGATGGCCTGGGCGTGGACCAGTTCCGCTGAGGCGTCCTGCCAGCGCTGCTGCTGCTGCGCAGCCTCGGCGCGGCCCAGGTCCAGCAGCAACCGGTCATAGAGCATGGTGAGCAGCTTCGCCGGGGAGGCGGAGAGGATGGCTTCTCGGTTGAACTGGCTGCGCGCTCGGGTGACGTTCTCATACATGGCTGGGGTCCCCTCTTGATCAGGAGTTCTTCTGGGAGGAGCTCTGTGGCAGCGAAGCCAGCTGCGAGCTCAAGTAGTCCATCTGGGAGTTGAGGCTCTGCATCTGAACCTCCAGGGCGGCGTAGGTGCGCTCGAGCGTGGCGCGCCGGTTCGCGAGTCGGTCATCCCACTGCTCCACCTGGTCCGTGAGCCGGTTGGCCAGGCCTTCCTGGCCCGTGATGCGCTGGGTGATCTGTCCGTCATAGCGGTCGGAGAGCTGGGTCGCCACATCATTGATCCGCGTGGCGAGCTGCGCCACGGTGGCCTCCACCCCGGAGGGATCGGCTGCGAGCGCGGCGGCGAACTTCTCCTTGTCGAAGGTCAGCTCTCCGTCGCGGGTCACCGAGATCCCGATCTCCGAAGGTGAGCGGCCGTCCACCGGCCGGATGACGGCATCGCTCATCCGCTGCTGCGCGCTGCGGACCGCGCTGTCACCGGTGAGGACGCCCGCAGAGGTGCTTCCGTCACTGCCGGTGGCCACCTTGGAGTTCGTGCGGATATAGCTGAGCACCGAGTTCACCGAGGTGACAAGGGATTCGGCAGTGGTGGTGCTGGCCTCGGCATCGCGTGCCACTGTCACGGTGACGGGGGTGGTGCTCACGGCACTGACCTGGACGTCAACGCCGGGCATGAGGCCTTCGAAGGTGTTGCTGGCCGAGGTGACGCGCTGTTCGGCAGCCGTGCCGGCCCAGAGCGTGAGGGAGGCATCGGCTCCAGCGCTGGTGACGGTGCTGCCCACAGCGCTGCCGCCTAGGGTGAAGGCGCCATCGGAACCAGTCTCGGCGGCGGAGAGCTGCAGCCGGTGGGTGCCGTCTCCCACGGGGATCTTGACGGCATTGACACCCGCGCCAGAGGCATTGATGGCCTTGACGACGTCATCGAGGCCGGTGGAATCTGACGTGATCGCTGTGGTGGTGCCGTCGGCGGCAGTGATGCTGAATTCTTCCGTGTCCCATTCAGCCACTGCGCCAGTGACCAGAGTGTGGCGCAGTGCAGTGCTCTCCACCGTGAAATCCAGGCTTCCCGCGGCGTAGGCAGAACTGGCAGTGGCAGTGACGGACTGGCTGGACGACTGTGCGGTGAAGGCGCGGAGGGCGTCGGGCTTGGCGATCTCCGCCGAGCTCTCGGCAACGGCAGCCACGCGGGTGTTCAGACCCTGCAGGGCGGCGACGAAGGTATTGGTCTTGGAGGCCTGGCGCTGGAGCAGCTGCTGCGGCACGGCTTCGACCTGCATGAGGCTCTCGATCAGTGCGGCGGAGTCCAGGCCGCTGGCGAGTCCGGGAAGCGCGATGGACACTGAGAATCTCCTGGGGGGGTGCGGGTGAAGCGTGGGTATGCGGGAGGGCCTGCCGCGCCGAGGTGCCGCCGAAGCGTTATCGCCGACGCGGCAGGCCCGTCCACATCAGATCGACCTGCGATCCTTCAGTGGATCCTCTATGAGAGGCTCGATCAGCCGAGGAGCTGCAGAACGCCCTGGTTCGACTGGTTGGCCTGAGCAAGCATGGCGGTGCCGGCCTGGGACAGGATGTTCGAGCGGGTGAAGTTGACCATCTCGGACGCCATGTCCACGTCGCGGATGCGGGACTCCGCAGCCGAGAGGTTCTCCCGGGACACGTTGAGCGAGTTGATCGCCGACTCGAAACGGTTCTGCGAAGCACCGAGGTCTGCACGTGCGGTGGAGACTGCCGTGATCTGGGTATCAATGGTTCCGATGGCGGCGTTGGCACTAGCCGCATCGGTGAGGGTCAACCCCTGGACGACGCCTGCAACTGTACTCAGATTGGTCAAGTCGACCTCCAGCTGATCGTTTGCGGTTGCGCCTGCACCGATCTGGAATGTGAGGACGTTGTCATCCGTATTCAGCAAGTCGATCCCATTGAAGTTCGTCACGTCCGCGATGCGGCCGAGCTCCTCGCCCAACGCAGTGATCTCGGACTGGATCGCCGTACGCGAGTCAGCATTGTTTGAATCATTGCCGTACTGCACCGTGAGGTCGCGCACGCGCTGCAGGATGGAGTGCGCCTCGGTCAGGGCGCCTTCTGCGGTCTGGATGACCGAGATGCCGTCCTGAGCGTTGCGGGCTGCCACGCCGAGGCCGTTGACCTGGGAGCGCAGGCCCTCCGAGATGGCGAGGCCGGCCGCGTCGTCGGCTGCTCGGTTGATCCGCAGGCCCGAGGAGAGCTTCTCCAAGGACTTGGAGAGATCGTTCTGAGTGTTCGAGAGGTTGCGGTGAGCGTTCAGTGCCGCGATGTTGGTGTTGATCTGCATACCCATGGTGATTCCTCCATGAAAGTGGGTGTGTGTCTGTGGCGGGTCCATCCATGGACTCCACACACCTCTATCGGCACGAGCAGGAGATGCCGTTAGTGAAGAT
Encoded proteins:
- the fliG gene encoding flagellar motor switch protein FliG codes for the protein MSPSLNSAESLTGTQKVALVLMQMERAQASEVLRHFSEFEADEVIAEIVRLRRVDRNIAEEVMTEVFAAITSGAPLARGGRDFAAGLLNDTYGSEQADAVMNRLASSMAGKSFDFLEAVDAQHIAVLLDDELPQTVALVLAHLKPDMASAVLAGVEPDRRADVATCLATMGPAAPDAVRTVADVLRTRMGAAAAPSEPMSAVGGIDPLVEIINRSSVAVERELLDSLSVKDQELAEEVKSRMLTFADLVRFDPRDVQRVLRGIDPSSLALALKGAPENVAGVARENITERTREILDHEMRTLGPVRMSQVDDARADIVRVIRELEHEGAITIQRVEEEDTLVV
- the fliF gene encoding flagellar basal-body MS-ring/collar protein FliF, whose protein sequence is MAQVPAPLARLGQRLREFTVAQRTIAIIGVAVLVLGGFALSTYMTQPRMAPLYSGLDPADASAIVEQLRADGVPYELTGGGTSVMVPEAQVYDARLNAAADGLPNATKGGYSLLDEMGVTSSEFQQNVTYKRALEGELAGTIEALDAVEQASVTLAIPEETVFVDSAQDPTASIFVQQAPGSTFGDDQIQSVVHLVAAAVDGLKPDNVSLVDAEGTLLSAVGVGAAGGSTQQASDYEERVTTAVQTMLEQVVGRGNATVAVAAELSMESAERLEEAFEEPQDAPALSESTRTEEYTGTGGGAAGVLGPDNIAVPNDQAGEGTYSAEEADRSNAVNKVTENRSIPAGELTNQSVSVAVDAAAAAGLNVADLTTMVSDAAGIDAARGDEVSVSVVPFSTADADAAAEALAAAEAAEEAERRAAWLQAIAIGGAAVLLLVLILAIALFMRRSRHSRELVDLGEPFPTGELTAGRMAALEPTEEPESSALEAPGDYATATIPRVGADPADAQLAEWDPQQQANSKRAELNGLATQDPARMAEHLRALMEDSRV
- the fliE gene encoding flagellar hook-basal body complex protein FliE, whose product is MIEGIAPAAGVAAVSGTGYVPAAASPGLSGQPQRVEGPQGDFAATLGGAMDEVQSMQSTSRELGVKALTGDLTDMHEATLASSRASVALELVATVRNRGVEAFNEIMRMQA
- the flgC gene encoding flagellar basal body rod protein FlgC; protein product: MALDAIGIAGTALTVHRKWLDSVSDNIANVNTVRTTDEAAFQARYVSAQADTAGQGVHVAGVEYGDAEGRTVHEPNHPLADEDGYVRYPDIDMAEQMGSLIMAQRGYQMNAAVVDRAKETYQAALQIGQNR
- the flgB gene encoding flagellar basal body rod protein FlgB, whose translation is MFDSVTSRAFSSALDGLALRQRAIADNIANANTPGYQSRRVAFEDALATSVRAGDGQVNASEARSLEPTRLNGSNVNLDTETLANIDTVLRFQFAAQAAGGQFDSMRTALRSN
- the fliS gene encoding flagellar export chaperone FliS, which gives rise to MYENVTRARSQFNREAILSASPAKLLTMLYDRLLLDLGRAEAAQQQQRWQDASAELVHAQAILAELTSSLDTEVWEGGRELQALYAFATAELIAANTRRDPLKTRSIIEILEPLRATWHEAAETARAAEPVAASRGVLGVG
- the fliD gene encoding flagellar filament capping protein FliD, with the protein product MSIALPGLASGLDSAALIESLMQVEAVPQQLLQRQASKTNTFVAALQGLNTRVAAVAESSAEIAKPDALRAFTAQSSSQSVTATASSAYAAGSLDFTVESTALRHTLVTGAVAEWDTEEFSITAADGTTTAITSDSTGLDDVVKAINASGAGVNAVKIPVGDGTHRLQLSAAETGSDGAFTLGGSAVGSTVTSAGADASLTLWAGTAAEQRVTSASNTFEGLMPGVDVQVSAVSTTPVTVTVARDAEASTTTAESLVTSVNSVLSYIRTNSKVATGSDGSTSAGVLTGDSAVRSAQQRMSDAVIRPVDGRSPSEIGISVTRDGELTFDKEKFAAALAADPSGVEATVAQLATRINDVATQLSDRYDGQITQRITGQEGLANRLTDQVEQWDDRLANRRATLERTYAALEVQMQSLNSQMDYLSSQLASLPQSSSQKNS
- a CDS encoding flagellin N-terminal helical domain-containing protein — encoded protein: MGMQINTNIAALNAHRNLSNTQNDLSKSLEKLSSGLRINRAADDAAGLAISEGLRSQVNGLGVAARNAQDGISVIQTAEGALTEAHSILQRVRDLTVQYGNDSNNADSRTAIQSEITALGEELGRIADVTNFNGIDLLNTDDNVLTFQIGAGATANDQLEVDLTNLSTVAGVVQGLTLTDAASANAAIGTIDTQITAVSTARADLGASQNRFESAINSLNVSRENLSAAESRIRDVDMASEMVNFTRSNILSQAGTAMLAQANQSNQGVLQLLG